One Capricornis sumatraensis isolate serow.1 chromosome 8, serow.2, whole genome shotgun sequence genomic region harbors:
- the PRR15L gene encoding proline-rich protein 15-like protein codes for MTEVGWWKLTFLRKKKSTPKVLYEIPDTYTQSEGGAEPPRPDGGNPNSNFNTRLEKIVDKNTKGKHVKVSNSGRFKEKKKVRASLAENPNLFDDREGKGQ; via the coding sequence ATGACCGAAGTTGGTTGGTGGAAGCTGACCTTCCTGCGGAAAAAGAAATCCACTCCCAAAGTGCTGTATGAGATCCCTGACACCTACACCCAGAGTGAGGGTGGTGCGGAGCCCCCGAGGCCTGACGGTGGGAACCCCAACAGCAACTTTAACACCCGTTTGGAGAAGATTGTGGACAAGAACACCAAGGGCAAGCACGTCAAAGTCTCCAACTCAGGCCGcttcaaggagaagaaaaaggtcCGAGCCTCATTGGCAGAGAACCCCAACCTCTTTGATGACAGGGAGGGCAAAGGACAGTGA